From the genome of Actinacidiphila yeochonensis CN732, one region includes:
- the lnt gene encoding apolipoprotein N-acyltransferase yields the protein MPDPGAAREDPAAARPSRRRRFAATARRAAPSSAVAAGAGLAMAAAFPPYGVWPLSVASVAALTLLLRGRTVRQGAWLGFAFAFPFFLWLIVWLRSVTWLAVVVLAAVEAVYFVLMAAMTVPVLRRRAWPLWCACLWVTQELVRDRLPFGGFSWGRLAFANTSSPFTPLAALGGAPLVSFAVALSGTLLAAAVLAAARLAWRPGGRSARAVLVGAAGLVLSAAVLCAGLFVPVRTDAAGHVRIAVVQGNVQQPGMHFLGRPMKILDNHVQATLKLAADIKAGKVAKPDLVLWPENSSDLDPFTYPQAYAKITEAVQAVGVPVLVGTLVDGPDQDHVMNEGIVWDPLSGPGAQYTKQHPVPFGEYVPFREELTKVVPMLDEIPRDFYPGDHTGVLQIGPARLGDVICFEVAYDGIVRDTVNAGARAIVVQTNNATYGRTGEPEQQLAMSRLRAVEHGRAVVIAATSGISAVVAPDGKVEQRTKEFTQAVLSADIPLRDGKTLADRVGAAPEWTLAMVGLLSCAAAVAIGRIERTRTAKGRSQQ from the coding sequence GTGCCGGACCCCGGGGCCGCGCGGGAGGACCCCGCGGCCGCGCGCCCGAGCCGGCGGCGGCGCTTCGCGGCCACCGCCCGGCGGGCCGCGCCCAGCAGCGCCGTCGCGGCGGGCGCCGGGCTGGCGATGGCCGCGGCGTTCCCGCCCTACGGGGTGTGGCCGCTGTCCGTCGCCTCCGTCGCCGCTCTGACGCTGCTGCTGCGGGGCCGGACGGTTCGTCAGGGCGCCTGGCTGGGCTTCGCGTTCGCCTTTCCCTTCTTCCTCTGGCTCATCGTGTGGCTGCGCTCGGTGACGTGGCTGGCCGTCGTCGTGCTGGCCGCCGTCGAGGCGGTCTACTTCGTGCTGATGGCCGCGATGACCGTGCCGGTGCTGCGGCGCCGCGCCTGGCCGCTGTGGTGCGCCTGCCTGTGGGTGACGCAGGAACTGGTCCGCGACCGGCTGCCGTTCGGCGGCTTCTCCTGGGGCCGGCTGGCCTTCGCCAACACGTCCTCGCCCTTCACCCCGCTCGCCGCGCTCGGCGGCGCGCCCCTGGTGTCGTTCGCGGTGGCTCTCAGCGGCACCCTGCTGGCCGCCGCCGTCCTCGCCGCCGCCCGTCTCGCGTGGCGGCCCGGCGGGCGGTCGGCCCGGGCCGTGCTGGTCGGGGCGGCCGGCCTGGTGCTGTCCGCCGCGGTCCTGTGCGCGGGCCTGTTCGTACCGGTGCGCACCGACGCGGCCGGGCACGTCCGCATCGCCGTCGTCCAGGGCAACGTGCAGCAGCCGGGCATGCACTTCCTCGGCCGCCCGATGAAGATCCTCGACAACCACGTGCAGGCCACCCTCAAGCTGGCCGCGGACATCAAGGCCGGCAAGGTGGCCAAGCCGGACCTCGTGCTGTGGCCGGAGAACTCCTCCGACCTGGACCCGTTCACGTACCCGCAGGCGTACGCCAAGATCACCGAGGCGGTGCAGGCGGTCGGGGTGCCGGTGCTGGTCGGCACCCTCGTCGACGGCCCGGACCAGGACCACGTGATGAACGAGGGCATCGTCTGGGACCCGCTCTCCGGCCCCGGCGCCCAGTACACCAAGCAGCACCCGGTGCCGTTCGGCGAGTACGTGCCCTTCCGCGAGGAGCTGACCAAGGTCGTCCCGATGCTCGACGAGATCCCGCGCGACTTCTACCCGGGCGACCACACCGGCGTCCTCCAGATCGGCCCGGCCCGGCTCGGCGACGTGATCTGCTTCGAGGTCGCCTACGACGGCATCGTCCGGGACACCGTGAACGCCGGTGCCCGCGCCATCGTCGTGCAGACCAACAACGCCACCTACGGCCGCACCGGCGAGCCCGAGCAGCAGCTCGCGATGTCCCGGCTGCGGGCCGTCGAGCACGGCCGCGCGGTGGTGATCGCGGCCACCAGCGGCATCAGCGCGGTCGTCGCCCCCGACGGGAAGGTCGAGCAGCGCACCAAGGAGTTCACGCAGGCGGTGCTCAGCGCCGACATCCCGCTGCGGGACGGGAAGACCCTTGCGGACCGCGTCGGTGCGGCACCGGAGTGGACGCTCGCTATGGTGGGGCTCCTGTCCTGTGCGGCCGCGGTCGCGATCGGCAGGATCGAGCGCACCCGCACGGCGAAAGGGCGATCCCAGCAGTGA
- a CDS encoding polyprenol monophosphomannose synthase produces the protein MNDDEQRSFEPLGRVLVIIPTYNEAENVKPIVTRVRASVPEADILIADDNSPDGTGKLADELAAADDHVHVLHRRGKEGLGAAYLAGFQWGIDRDYDVLVEMDADGSHQPEELPRLLTALKSADLVLGSRWIPGGRVVNWPKSREILSRGGSTYSRLMLDVPIRDVTGGYRAFRRGTLEGLGMGDVASAGYCFQVDLAWRAVKAGFHVVEVPITFVERERGDSKMSRNIVAEALWRVTTWGVSSRAEKITGRRPLP, from the coding sequence GTGAACGACGACGAGCAGCGAAGCTTCGAGCCGCTCGGCCGGGTCCTGGTCATCATCCCGACCTACAACGAGGCTGAGAACGTCAAGCCGATCGTCACGCGGGTCCGCGCCTCCGTGCCCGAGGCGGACATCCTGATCGCCGACGACAACAGCCCGGACGGCACCGGCAAGCTCGCCGACGAACTGGCCGCCGCCGACGACCACGTCCACGTCCTGCACCGGCGGGGCAAGGAGGGGCTGGGGGCCGCCTACCTGGCCGGCTTCCAGTGGGGCATCGACCGCGATTACGACGTGCTGGTCGAGATGGACGCCGACGGCTCCCACCAGCCGGAGGAGCTGCCGCGGCTGCTCACCGCGCTGAAGAGCGCCGACCTGGTGCTCGGCTCGCGCTGGATTCCCGGCGGGCGCGTGGTCAACTGGCCCAAGTCCCGCGAGATCCTCTCGCGCGGCGGCAGCACCTACTCCCGGCTGATGCTGGACGTGCCCATCCGCGACGTCACCGGCGGCTACCGGGCCTTCCGCCGCGGCACCCTGGAGGGCCTGGGGATGGGCGACGTGGCCTCCGCGGGCTACTGCTTCCAGGTCGACCTGGCCTGGCGCGCCGTCAAGGCGGGCTTCCACGTGGTGGAGGTGCCGATCACCTTCGTCGAGCGCGAGCGCGGCGACAGCAAGATGAGCCGCAACATCGTCGCCGAGGCGCTGTGGCGGGTCACCACGTGGGGCGTCTCCTCCCGGGCCGAGAAGATCACCGGGCGGCGCCCGCTGCCGTAG
- a CDS encoding DUF1345 domain-containing protein, whose product MANGHGHADVLDSRLARIESLLMAAPRAGSEWAGREALPAWRRVTQGETRWAVTASVALVLVVQSTLPARLVVHPRPLLPAVEFALLACLVALNPHRIERRSAAYRALSLVFTAATAGANLYAAVRLAVDLVHGRSHLAAGALLLTGGGIWLVNVVVFALIYWELDRGGPVARAGGVRQVPDFLFPQMQAPELAQPDWEPAYFDYVYLSFTNSTAFSPTDVMPMTRKAKGYMLTQSAVSLVTVVLVVARAVNILG is encoded by the coding sequence GTGGCGAACGGCCACGGGCACGCGGACGTCCTCGACAGCCGGCTGGCCCGGATCGAGTCCCTGCTGATGGCCGCGCCGCGCGCCGGCTCCGAGTGGGCGGGCCGGGAGGCGCTGCCGGCCTGGCGCCGGGTCACCCAGGGCGAGACACGGTGGGCCGTCACGGCCTCGGTGGCCCTCGTACTGGTCGTGCAGTCCACGCTGCCCGCCCGCTTGGTGGTGCACCCGCGGCCGCTCCTGCCCGCGGTGGAGTTCGCGCTGCTGGCCTGCCTGGTCGCCCTCAACCCGCACCGGATCGAACGCCGCTCGGCCGCCTACCGGGCCCTCAGCCTGGTCTTCACCGCGGCGACGGCCGGCGCCAACCTCTACGCGGCCGTACGGCTGGCCGTCGACCTGGTGCACGGCCGCAGCCACCTGGCGGCGGGGGCGCTCCTGCTCACCGGCGGGGGGATCTGGCTGGTGAACGTGGTGGTCTTCGCGCTCATCTACTGGGAACTGGACCGCGGCGGGCCGGTCGCGCGCGCCGGGGGCGTCAGGCAGGTACCGGACTTCCTCTTCCCGCAGATGCAGGCCCCGGAGCTGGCCCAGCCGGACTGGGAGCCGGCCTACTTCGACTACGTCTACCTGTCCTTCACCAACTCCACCGCGTTCAGCCCGACCGACGTGATGCCGATGACCCGCAAGGCCAAGGGCTACATGCTCACGCAGTCGGCGGTGTCCCTGGTCACGGTGGTGCTGGTGGTGGCGCGGGCCGTCAACATCCTCGGCTAG
- the fxsA gene encoding FxsA family membrane protein encodes MTTTPPPLRPGERQEQRPPRRSRRPRLGTVVPLSIAAWAVVEIWLLVLVAQATSGLVVLLILVAGFVLGAAAVKRAGRSAWRNLTASVAAQQQGTPPVAPDKDGRNGLAMLGGLLLMVPGLLSDAAALLLLAPPTRRLAGRLVDRAMRRRGVPVDAFPPRGPGDPRQGGPFPGGPFPGGNPGGPSSGGGKVIQGEVVDRDRP; translated from the coding sequence ATGACGACGACACCGCCCCCGTTGCGCCCGGGGGAGCGTCAGGAGCAGCGCCCGCCACGACGCTCTCGCCGCCCGCGCCTCGGCACCGTGGTCCCGCTGTCCATCGCGGCCTGGGCCGTGGTGGAGATCTGGCTGCTGGTGCTGGTGGCCCAGGCCACCAGCGGCCTCGTGGTGCTGCTCATCCTGGTGGCCGGGTTCGTGCTGGGGGCCGCGGCCGTCAAGCGGGCGGGCCGCAGCGCCTGGCGGAACCTGACGGCGTCGGTGGCGGCGCAGCAGCAGGGCACGCCGCCGGTCGCGCCGGACAAGGACGGGCGCAACGGGCTGGCCATGCTCGGCGGGCTGCTGCTGATGGTGCCCGGCCTCCTCTCGGACGCGGCCGCGCTGCTGCTGCTCGCGCCGCCCACCCGCCGACTCGCCGGCCGGCTGGTGGACCGCGCCATGCGCCGCCGGGGCGTCCCCGTCGACGCCTTCCCGCCCCGTGGCCCGGGCGACCCGCGGCAGGGCGGCCCGTTCCCCGGTGGCCCGTTCCCCGGCGGCAACCCGGGCGGCCCCTCCTCGGGCGGCGGCAAGGTCATCCAGGGCGAGGTCGTCGACCGCGACCGCCCCTGA
- a CDS encoding SDR family oxidoreductase has product MRVFVTGGSGQTGPAVVTELIRAGHHVTGLARSDAAAARLESLGATPHHGSLDDLDSLRSGAEAADGVLHMAYGGDFSDLDDMMRRDRTAIEALGRPLEGSGRPLVVTSGTLVMPAGRESTERDEPDQAGIAAFRIAGERACLGFAARGVRASVLRLAPTVHGPEDHGFIPMLVATARKTGVSAYVGDGANRWPAVHRSDAAVLFRLAVEKAPAGSVLHGVAESGVTLKSVAETIARGLDLPTASLTPEEAATHFASPFMAVAYGFDGPVSSSGTQELLGWSPTHPTLLDDLEHGDYLAAPAA; this is encoded by the coding sequence ATGCGTGTCTTCGTCACCGGCGGTTCCGGTCAGACCGGCCCGGCGGTCGTCACCGAACTCATCAGGGCCGGCCACCACGTCACCGGCCTGGCCCGCTCGGACGCCGCCGCCGCCCGGCTGGAGTCGCTGGGCGCCACACCGCACCACGGATCCCTGGACGACCTCGACAGTCTGCGCAGCGGCGCCGAAGCCGCCGACGGCGTCCTCCACATGGCCTACGGCGGCGACTTCTCCGACCTCGACGACATGATGCGGCGCGACCGGACCGCCATCGAGGCCCTCGGCCGGCCGCTGGAAGGCTCGGGCAGGCCGCTCGTCGTCACCTCGGGCACCCTGGTCATGCCCGCCGGCCGGGAGAGCACCGAGCGCGACGAGCCCGACCAGGCCGGGATCGCCGCCTTCCGCATCGCCGGCGAGCGGGCCTGCCTGGGCTTCGCCGCCCGGGGGGTGCGCGCGAGCGTGCTCCGCCTCGCCCCCACCGTCCACGGCCCCGAGGACCACGGCTTCATCCCCATGCTCGTCGCCACGGCGCGGAAGACCGGCGTCTCGGCCTACGTCGGCGACGGCGCCAACCGGTGGCCCGCGGTGCACCGGTCCGACGCCGCGGTCCTGTTCCGCCTGGCGGTGGAGAAGGCGCCCGCGGGCAGCGTGCTGCACGGAGTGGCCGAAAGCGGCGTCACCTTGAAGAGCGTCGCGGAGACGATCGCCCGCGGCCTGGACCTGCCCACGGCGTCACTGACCCCCGAGGAGGCCGCCACACACTTCGCGAGCCCGTTCATGGCCGTCGCCTACGGCTTCGACGGGCCCGTCTCCAGCTCCGGCACCCAGGAACTGCTCGGCTGGTCGCCCACCCACCCGACCCTGCTCGACGACCTGGAACACGGCGACTACCTGGCCGCGCCGGCCGCCTGA
- a CDS encoding TetR family transcriptional regulator, whose product MPRSGAEARRRLQQAALELYQERGFDRTTTAEIAARAGVNERTFFRHFPDKREVLFDGESDLRAALTQAVAEAPEGLQPLDVLLGAFRKAEGILEGNRPFAEPRLRLIAATPALRERDLAKATSVTEAMAEALRQRGVADRLAGLAARTGWAAFHQAAQDWIDDPSRSLDEHLLEAFDDLRALSGPVPSARARSGS is encoded by the coding sequence GTGCCACGGAGCGGAGCAGAAGCGCGTCGCCGCCTTCAGCAGGCGGCCCTGGAGCTGTACCAGGAGCGCGGGTTCGACCGGACCACCACGGCCGAGATCGCCGCCCGGGCCGGAGTCAACGAGCGCACGTTCTTCCGGCACTTCCCCGACAAGCGCGAGGTGCTCTTCGACGGCGAGTCGGATCTGCGCGCCGCGCTGACGCAGGCGGTGGCCGAGGCGCCCGAGGGCCTCCAGCCGCTCGACGTACTGCTCGGCGCCTTCCGGAAGGCCGAAGGAATCCTTGAGGGCAACCGCCCCTTCGCCGAACCCCGGCTCCGGCTGATCGCGGCGACTCCGGCGCTCCGTGAACGCGACCTGGCCAAGGCCACCTCGGTCACCGAGGCCATGGCGGAGGCGCTGCGGCAGCGCGGTGTCGCCGACCGGCTGGCCGGGCTGGCCGCCCGGACCGGGTGGGCGGCCTTCCACCAGGCGGCCCAGGACTGGATCGACGACCCCTCGCGGAGCCTGGACGAGCACCTCCTGGAGGCGTTCGACGACCTGCGCGCCCTCTCCGGGCCCGTCCCGTCGGCGCGGGCGCGGTCCGGAAGCTGA
- a CDS encoding RNA polymerase-binding protein RbpA — protein MSERALRGTRLGATSYETDRGIDLAPRQTVEYACRNGHRFEMPFSVEAEIPPEWECRACGQTALLVDGEGPEEKTTKPARTHWDMLMERRTLEELEEVLAERLAVLRSGAMNIAVHPRDNRKTA, from the coding sequence ATGAGTGAGCGAGCTCTCCGCGGCACGCGACTCGGGGCCACCAGCTACGAGACGGACCGCGGCATCGATCTGGCACCGCGCCAGACCGTTGAGTACGCATGTAGGAACGGCCATCGATTCGAGATGCCGTTCTCGGTGGAGGCCGAGATTCCGCCGGAGTGGGAGTGCCGCGCATGCGGCCAGACCGCCCTCCTGGTGGACGGAGAGGGCCCTGAGGAGAAGACGACGAAGCCGGCGCGCACGCACTGGGACATGCTGATGGAGCGGCGCACGCTGGAGGAGCTGGAGGAGGTGCTGGCCGAGCGGCTGGCCGTCCTGCGCTCCGGTGCCATGAACATCGCGGTGCACCCGCGCGACAACCGCAAGACCGCCTGA